Proteins encoded within one genomic window of Esox lucius isolate fEsoLuc1 chromosome 12, fEsoLuc1.pri, whole genome shotgun sequence:
- the LOC106023942 gene encoding cytosolic sulfotransferase 3-like isoform X2 translates to MEFNMENTERPTRPLLFDFHGVSMTHYFTDNWEKVQNFQARPDDILIATYPKAGTTWISYILDLLYFGQSAPERQTSLPIYQRVPFLESDFHVFPPGTEVADKLPTSPRLIKTHLPVQLIPKSFWEQNCKVVYVARNAKDNVVSYFHFDRMTKVEPEPGDWNNFLQRFMDGKMVFGPWYDHVTGWWEKKQTHSIIHYMFYEDMIEDMGRELDGLCSFLGLSPSVEEKERVIEGSHFDNMKNNSMTNYSNVPGMDFKISRFMRKGW, encoded by the exons ATGGAATTCAACATGGAAAAT ACAGAACGTCCTACTCGACCACTGCTGTTTGACTTCCATGGAGTCTCCATGACCCACTATTTTACTGATAACTGGGAGAAAGTTCAGAACTTCCAGGCCAGGCCAGATGATATCCTCATTGCCACTTATCCTAAAGCAG GTACCACATGGATCTCCTACATCCTGGACCTTCTATATTTCGGTCAATCAGCTCCAGAGCGCCAGACCTCACTGCCTATCTATCAGAGAGTGCCTTTCCTGGAAAGTGACTTCCATGTTTTCCCTCCAG GAACAGAGGTAGCAGACAAGTTACCCACCTCTCCTCGCCTCATCAAGACTCACCTCCCTGTCCAGTTGATACCCAAGTCCTTCTGGGAGCAGAACTGCAAG GTGGTGTATGTTGCCCGTAATGCCAAGGACAATGTAGTGTCTTATTTCCACTTTGACCGCATGACCAAGGTTGAACCAGAGCCAGGAGACTGGAACAACTTCTTACAGAGATTCATGGATGGAAaga TGGTGTTTGGACCCTGGTATGACCATGTGACCGGCTGGTGGGAGAAGAAACAGACTCACTCTATAATCCACTACATGTTTTATGAAGACATGATAGAG GATATGGGACGGGAGCTGGATGGACTGTGCTCCTTCCTGGGTTTGTCTCCttcagtggaggagaaggagagagtgatagaAGGATCTCACTTTGACAACATGAAGAATAATAGTATGACCAACTACTCCAATGTCCCAGGCATGGACTTCAAGATCTCTCGTTTCATGAGAAAAG GTTGGTGA
- the LOC106023942 gene encoding cytosolic sulfotransferase 3-like isoform X1, whose translation MEFNMENTERPTRPLLFDFHGVSMTHYFTDNWEKVQNFQARPDDILIATYPKAGTTWISYILDLLYFGQSAPERQTSLPIYQRVPFLESDFHVFPPGTEVADKLPTSPRLIKTHLPVQLIPKSFWEQNCKVVYVARNAKDNVVSYFHFDRMTKVEPEPGDWNNFLQRFMDGKMVFGPWYDHVTGWWEKKQTHSIIHYMFYEDMIEDMGRELDGLCSFLGLSPSVEEKERVIEGSHFDNMKNNSMTNYSNVPGMDFKISRFMRKGKVGDWKNHFTVTQSEQFDEHYQRKMNNPNLQFRTVV comes from the exons ATGGAATTCAACATGGAAAAT ACAGAACGTCCTACTCGACCACTGCTGTTTGACTTCCATGGAGTCTCCATGACCCACTATTTTACTGATAACTGGGAGAAAGTTCAGAACTTCCAGGCCAGGCCAGATGATATCCTCATTGCCACTTATCCTAAAGCAG GTACCACATGGATCTCCTACATCCTGGACCTTCTATATTTCGGTCAATCAGCTCCAGAGCGCCAGACCTCACTGCCTATCTATCAGAGAGTGCCTTTCCTGGAAAGTGACTTCCATGTTTTCCCTCCAG GAACAGAGGTAGCAGACAAGTTACCCACCTCTCCTCGCCTCATCAAGACTCACCTCCCTGTCCAGTTGATACCCAAGTCCTTCTGGGAGCAGAACTGCAAG GTGGTGTATGTTGCCCGTAATGCCAAGGACAATGTAGTGTCTTATTTCCACTTTGACCGCATGACCAAGGTTGAACCAGAGCCAGGAGACTGGAACAACTTCTTACAGAGATTCATGGATGGAAaga TGGTGTTTGGACCCTGGTATGACCATGTGACCGGCTGGTGGGAGAAGAAACAGACTCACTCTATAATCCACTACATGTTTTATGAAGACATGATAGAG GATATGGGACGGGAGCTGGATGGACTGTGCTCCTTCCTGGGTTTGTCTCCttcagtggaggagaaggagagagtgatagaAGGATCTCACTTTGACAACATGAAGAATAATAGTATGACCAACTACTCCAATGTCCCAGGCATGGACTTCAAGATCTCTCGTTTCATGAGAAAAG GAAAGGTTGGTGACTGGAAGAACCATTTCACTGTTACCCAAAGTGAACAGTTTGATGAACACTATCAGAGGAAGATGAACAACCCCAACTTACAGTTTCGTACAGTAGTCTAG
- the LOC114828774 gene encoding cytosolic sulfotransferase 1: MENTELPPRPLLFDFHGVSMVHHFTDNWEKVQNFQARPDDILIATYPKAGTTWISYILDLLYFGQSAPERQTSLPIYQRVPFLESDFRVFPPGTEVADKLPTSPRLIKTHLPVQLVPKSFWEKNCRVVYVARNAKDNVVSYFHFDRMNKAHPEPGDWNNFLQRFMDGKMVFGPWYDHVTGWWEKKQTHSKIHYMFYEDMIEDMGRELDGLCSFLGLSPSVEEKERVIEGSHFDNMKNNSMTNYSNLPVLDFKISPFMRKGKVGDWKNHFTVTQSERFDEHYQKKMNNPNLQFRTVV; this comes from the exons ATGGAAAAT ACAGAACTTCCCCCTCGACCACTGCTGTTTGACTTCCACGGAGTCTCCATGGTCCACCATTTTACTGATAACTGGGAGAAAGTTCAGAACTTCCAGGCCAGGCCAGATGATATCCTCATTGCCACTTATCCTAAAGCAG GTACCACATGGATCTCCTACATCCTGGACCTTCTATATTTCGGTCAATCAGCTCCAGAGCGCCAGACCTCACTTCCTATCTATCAGAGAGTGCCTTTCCTGGAAAGTGACTTCCGTGTTTTCCCTCCAG GAACAGAGGTAGCAGACAAGTTACCCACCTCTCCTCGCCTCATCAAGACTCACCTCCCTGTCCAGTTGGTGCCCAAGTCCTTCTGGGAAAAGAACTGCAGG GTGGTGTATGTTGCCCGTAATGCCAAGGACAATGTAGTGTCTTATTTCCACTTTGACCGTATGAACAAGGCCCATCCCGAGCCAGGAGACTGGAACAACTTCTTACAGAGATTCATGGATGGAAAGA TGGTGTTTGGACCCTGGTATGACCATGTGACCGGCTGGTGGGAGAAGAAACAGACTCACTCTAAAATCCACTACATGTTTTATGAAGACATGATAGAG GATATGGGACGGGAGCTGGATGGACTGTGCTCCTTCCTGGGTTTGTCTCCttcagtggaggagaaggagagagtgatagaAGGATCTCACTTTGACAACATGAAGAATAATAGTATGACCAACTACTCCAACCTCCCAGTTTTGGACTTCAAGATCTCCCCCTTCATGAGAAAAG GAAAGGTTGGAGACTGGAAGAACCATTTCACTGTTACCCAGAGTGAAAGGTTTGATGAACACTATCAGAAGAAGATGAACAACCCCAACTTACAGTTTCGCACAGTAGTCTAG